The Engystomops pustulosus chromosome 9, aEngPut4.maternal, whole genome shotgun sequence genome includes a window with the following:
- the COMMD5 gene encoding COMM domain-containing protein 5, which yields MTAVRSGHPYPTSSVTNNDRSSYLGPRIPPEVEGMTRHLKDLDKDVFRKILKAVVGALEGKDSSESVKAIQETTSVSEEQLSFIISGAYTLLRVAFRQSASTLKQEVFKEDLKELRIPADFIEDFANIVYGNRRPILEDAALRQGNRLPTVEDMRWRVDVAISTSSLSRALQPSILMQMKLSNGESHRFEVPVSKFQELRYNVALLLKEMNDLEKKNILKIQD from the exons ATGACAGCGGTCAGGAGCGGCCATCCGTATCCGACCTCTTCCGTTACCAATAATGACCGGAGCAGCTACCTGGGGCCCCGGATCCCCCCGGAGGTGGAGGGCATGACCAGACATCTAAAGGATTTGGACAAGGACGTCTTCAGAAAGATACTGAAGG CTGTGGTGGGCGCTCTTGAGGGTAAAGACAGCTCAGAATCTGTGAAGGCTATACAGGAGACTACCTCCGTATCGGAAGAACAGCTCAGTTTTATCATCTCAGGCGCATACACGCTGCTACGGGTGGCGTTCAGACAGTCAGCGTCAACACTTAAACAGGAG GTTTTTAAAGAAGATCTGAAAGAGCTCAG AATTCCAGCTGATTTTATTGAGGATTTTGCAAATATTGTGTATGGAAACAG ACGCCCAATACTAGAAGATGCTGCCTTAAGACAAGGCAATAGATTGCCAACTGTGGAGGACATGAGGTGGAGAGTTGATGTCGCCATTTCCACCAG CTCTCTGTCCCGGGCGCTGCAGCCTTCCATCCTGATGCAGATGAAGCTGTCTAATGGAGAGTCTCATCGCTTTGAA GTTCCCGTTTCTAAATTCCAGGAGCTGCGGTATAATGTAGCTCTTCTCTTGAAAGAAATGAATGACTTGGAGAAGAAGAACATTCTGAAAATCCAGGACTGA